TCAGGCCGGACTCCTCCTCGGCCTCCTTCAGCGCGACCTGGGCCAGGTCGCGGTCGCCGTCGGCGTGGCCGCCCAGCTGCAGCCAGCGCTGCAGCTTGCGGTGGTGGGTCAGCAGCAGGCGCTGGCCATCGGCACTGACCAGCCAGCAGCTGGCGGTGAAGTGGCCGGCCAGGCGCTCGCGGCGGAACGGATCTTCCGGATCGTCCAGCAATGTGCCGAATTCGGCAGCCAGTGCGTCGTGGGCCGGTTCGCGGCGGGCATAGTCACGCAGCAGGCCACGCAGGCGATCGTCAAGCACGGCAAGGGTTTCGGCGGTCTGGCTCATGAATGGGCGGCGTTTGGAAAAATACTGCTCATTATCGCCGTTCATTGTTGCGATTGCGCTTGTGCGTTGGCTTCAGCTTTGGCTAAGGTACAGCGGGCCGTTCGCGCGGCCTTCACCATTCCAGGGTTGCCGGCAACGTATCGGCGGCCCACCCAATCCGATCACTAGGAAGTACTGCATGCTGAAAGCTCTGTTGAGGGTCAAGCCGGTTGAACCGGCCGGGCACGTCGATGCCGGCGAACCCATCGAAGGCAGCCTGGATGGCGAAGCCACGCTGAAACGGACCCTCACGGCTAAACACCTCATCCTGCTTGGCGTAGGTGCGGTGATCGGCGCCGGTATCTTCGTGCTGACCGGCCAGGCCGCGGCCAACCATGCCGGCCCGGCGGTCATGCTGTCGTTCGTGATCGCCGGCTTCGCCTGCGCCCTGGCGGGCCTGTGCTACGCCGAGTTCGCGGCGATGATGCCGGTCTCCGGCAGTGCCTACTCCTATTCCTACGCCACCCTGGGCGAGGGCATGGCCTGGTTCATCGGCTGGTGCCTGGTGCTGGAATACCTGTTCGCCTCGGCCTCGGTCGCGGTGGGCTGGTCGGCGTACCTGATCAGCTTCATCACCACCACGCTGCACATGCCGTTCCCGGATGCCCTCAGCGCGGCCCCGATTGCCTGGACCGGCAGCGAGTTCATCGCTTCGGGCAAGCTGTTCAACCTGCCGGCGGTGCTGATCGTGGCGGCGGTGTCCGGCCTGCTGTACGTGGGTGTGACCCAGTCGGCCTTCGTCAACGCGATCATCGTGGCGATCAAGGTCACCGTCATCTGCCTGTTCATCGGTATCGGCGCGGCCCACATCGACCCCGCCAACTGGCAGCCGTTCATCCCGGAAAACACCGGCGTG
This genomic window from Stenotrophomonas maltophilia contains:
- a CDS encoding NUDIX hydrolase; this encodes MNGDNEQYFSKRRPFMSQTAETLAVLDDRLRGLLRDYARREPAHDALAAEFGTLLDDPEDPFRRERLAGHFTASCWLVSADGQRLLLTHHRKLQRWLQLGGHADGDRDLAQVALKEAEEESGLSGLVLEDPAIFDIDKHWIPERKDVPGHWHYDVRFVIRALGGEAFVLSEESLELAWRPVAEVAADPESDESMQRMARRWLAR